One Bartonella kosoyi DNA segment encodes these proteins:
- a CDS encoding EAL domain-containing protein produces MKSLRKIIDIIFIIVVSSFVHLTSAHAIEPVKISSQDAALDLSKAIEIHHTNNSIFQTSTAPGPDGIVWRIEVQAKSEKFSGNWAVFSLANPTDEQVDRLIVAPHYRMAHSGFFWPDLGSERIQSITPSEGFSLDRQPSTNSDIFHITLNPGAVVTFVAELNSANLPQIYLWQPEAYKDALNSYTLYHGILLGISGLLALLLTVLFVVRGTGLFPATAAVAWAVLFYIGIDFNFLNKFFAVTLTTQPIWRAGTEVALAATLFIFLFTYLNLNRWHYHFSYGAIAWIIAFCSLGAFAIYDPIRAAGIARLSFGLTATLGILFIIYFSIRSYDRAIMLIPTWLLISFWCVGAYACIEGHLNNDIIQPALAGGLVLIVLLISFTVLQQTFSHDAFHEGIFSDLEQQVLAAKGAGNIIWDWNIERDRIVVHPNIKTLFGTEIHNLNGTMRNWISALHYDDRERFQAVLDIILKNKKGRIDQIFRLSSGGGYYHWFSLRARPAMQKDGKITRVIGTIVNITNHKKSEERLLHDAIHDSLTGLPNQQIFFDRLQNYTSLAKANIKIRPTVFMIDFDNFRQINRKLGIAIGDTVLLIIARRLNRLINFQDTLSRLSADRFAIILLSETEPQKIAAFADHLHKTISAPISLAENKIILSTSIGLVTWSESRSTAKDIFNDSELAMIRAKQMGGNHIEPFRPNFRTLGLEQNTLEKDIHYAIKRHEMKILYHPILNLSDGHIIGFETIVEWHHPTYGKLNVSDFIKIVENEQIVMDLSQFIIENAIIDLMNVEEKLPHQSFFISINLPSAEMIHPRFISQLRAALLRHPLHKGRLMIEISEFVLRNNPEQSAHFLEQIKTLGMNLALDNFGTGYSSLTYLVRYPFDMVKLDRSLISIDSLKKKLVLKSIINMATDLNLQIIAEGVENEKEAIFLRQEGCKYVQSTLVTKPIVIEELITLVQSHFPYKPKY; encoded by the coding sequence GTGAAAAGTTTGCGTAAAATAATTGACATCATTTTCATTATCGTCGTTAGTTCTTTTGTCCATCTTACATCAGCACACGCTATTGAACCCGTTAAGATTTCTTCTCAAGATGCTGCTCTTGATCTCTCAAAAGCAATTGAAATTCACCATACAAACAATTCTATTTTTCAAACAAGTACAGCACCAGGACCAGATGGTATTGTATGGCGTATTGAAGTGCAGGCAAAAAGTGAAAAATTTTCTGGAAACTGGGCAGTTTTTTCTCTTGCAAATCCAACAGATGAACAAGTCGATCGTCTCATCGTTGCCCCCCACTACCGCATGGCGCACTCTGGATTTTTTTGGCCAGACCTTGGATCAGAACGGATACAATCTATAACACCAAGTGAAGGTTTTTCTCTTGATCGTCAACCGAGTACGAACTCTGATATCTTTCATATTACTCTCAATCCCGGTGCTGTTGTTACATTTGTGGCCGAACTTAACTCTGCAAATCTACCGCAAATCTATTTATGGCAACCTGAAGCTTATAAAGACGCCCTTAATTCTTATACACTTTATCATGGTATTCTTCTTGGGATATCAGGTCTCTTAGCCCTTTTGTTAACCGTTCTCTTCGTTGTCCGTGGGACAGGGCTTTTTCCTGCAACAGCTGCTGTCGCTTGGGCTGTGCTTTTTTATATTGGTATTGACTTCAACTTTTTAAATAAATTCTTTGCTGTTACACTCACAACACAACCAATCTGGCGTGCCGGTACAGAAGTAGCCCTTGCTGCAACACTCTTCATTTTTCTTTTTACCTATCTCAATCTTAATCGCTGGCATTATCATTTTAGTTATGGTGCTATCGCCTGGATCATTGCCTTTTGCAGTTTAGGAGCCTTTGCTATTTATGATCCAATCAGAGCAGCAGGAATTGCCCGTCTATCATTTGGCCTTACCGCTACGCTGGGTATACTGTTCATCATCTATTTTTCAATCCGAAGCTATGACCGCGCTATTATGCTTATTCCAACATGGTTGCTTATTAGCTTTTGGTGTGTGGGAGCCTATGCCTGCATAGAAGGACATTTAAACAATGATATTATCCAGCCAGCATTAGCGGGAGGATTAGTTCTCATTGTTCTTCTCATTAGCTTTACTGTCCTACAACAAACTTTTTCTCATGACGCTTTCCATGAAGGAATATTTTCCGACCTTGAACAACAAGTCCTCGCAGCAAAAGGAGCTGGAAATATTATTTGGGATTGGAATATTGAGCGTGATCGTATTGTTGTTCATCCAAACATAAAAACCCTTTTTGGTACTGAAATCCACAACCTCAATGGGACGATGCGCAACTGGATTTCAGCCTTGCATTATGATGATCGTGAACGCTTCCAAGCCGTATTGGATATCATTCTTAAAAATAAAAAAGGGCGTATTGATCAAATTTTTCGGCTTTCTTCCGGGGGGGGGTATTATCATTGGTTTTCTCTTCGCGCACGTCCAGCGATGCAAAAAGATGGGAAAATCACACGTGTCATTGGAACTATTGTCAATATTACGAACCATAAAAAATCTGAAGAACGTTTATTGCATGATGCAATTCACGACAGCTTAACTGGCCTTCCTAACCAACAAATTTTCTTTGATAGACTACAAAACTATACCTCTTTAGCGAAAGCAAATATTAAAATTAGACCGACCGTCTTTATGATTGATTTTGATAATTTTCGTCAAATTAATCGCAAGTTAGGCATAGCCATTGGGGATACTGTACTCCTTATAATCGCCCGTCGTTTAAATCGACTTATTAACTTTCAAGATACCTTATCACGCCTTTCAGCAGACCGCTTTGCAATTATTTTACTCAGTGAAACTGAACCACAAAAAATTGCAGCATTTGCGGATCATTTGCACAAAACAATTTCAGCACCTATTTCACTTGCGGAAAATAAAATAATTCTTTCAACGTCTATCGGATTGGTTACATGGAGTGAAAGCCGATCAACGGCTAAAGATATTTTTAATGATAGTGAATTAGCAATGATTCGTGCAAAACAAATGGGAGGAAACCATATTGAACCTTTTCGTCCTAATTTTCGCACCCTGGGTCTCGAACAGAATACTCTGGAAAAAGATATTCACTATGCCATAAAGCGTCATGAGATGAAAATTCTCTACCATCCTATTCTTAATTTATCAGATGGACATATTATTGGTTTTGAAACAATTGTAGAATGGCATCATCCAACTTATGGAAAATTAAATGTCTCTGATTTCATAAAAATCGTAGAAAATGAACAAATCGTTATGGATTTGTCACAATTTATCATCGAGAATGCCATTATCGATCTTATGAATGTAGAAGAAAAACTTCCCCACCAGTCTTTCTTTATTTCAATTAATTTACCAAGCGCAGAAATGATTCATCCTCGTTTTATCAGTCAACTGCGTGCCGCTCTGCTTCGCCATCCGCTCCACAAAGGGCGCTTGATGATTGAAATATCGGAATTTGTTTTAAGAAACAATCCTGAACAATCAGCCCACTTTCTCGAACAAATTAAAACACTTGGAATGAACCTCGCACTCGATAATTTTGGAACAGGTTATTCGTCACTGACCTATCTTGTGCGTTATCCATTTGATATGGTTAAACTTGATCGTTCACTGATCTCAATCGACTCTCTCAAGAAGAAACTTGTTCTCAAATCTATCATTAATATGGCAACAGATCTTAACTTGCAAATTATCGCAGAAGGTGTTGAAAATGAAAAAGAAGCAATCTTTCTCCGTCAAGAAGGCTGTAAATATGTTCAAAGCACACTTGTAACAAAACCAATTGTCATAGAAGAGTTAATCACTCTCGTTCAAAGCCATTTCCCTTATAAGCCAAAATATTGA
- a CDS encoding HAD family hydrolase, producing the protein MPQIDLIIFDCDGVLVDSEYLAAKIGSQLLRQTGYEISAEELSERFAGLIFRDILKHVEQETEKPVSAHLIDQMTNIFRTQIKTELRAIDDVREAVEMIQTRYPYCICSNAKSVDIKEMLITVDLYDLFEGKIFSAPEVGTKKTKPAPDVFLFAAQQLKVEPQNTIVIEDSLHGVHAAIAAGMRVIGFTGGSHSYLGHSNALADAGAETVIAKHAHLGEVLEAMAVWRDLL; encoded by the coding sequence ATGCCTCAGATAGATCTTATTATTTTTGATTGTGATGGAGTCCTCGTCGACTCTGAATATCTTGCAGCAAAAATTGGATCTCAATTGCTCAGACAAACAGGATATGAAATATCAGCGGAAGAATTGAGTGAGCGTTTTGCAGGGCTCATCTTTCGCGATATTCTAAAACACGTTGAACAGGAAACAGAAAAACCAGTTTCTGCTCATCTCATAGATCAGATGACCAATATTTTTCGTACACAAATAAAAACTGAATTACGGGCGATTGATGATGTAAGAGAAGCCGTAGAAATGATTCAAACGCGCTATCCCTACTGTATCTGCTCTAATGCAAAGAGCGTAGATATTAAAGAGATGCTCATCACTGTTGATCTCTATGACCTTTTTGAAGGTAAAATATTTTCAGCACCTGAAGTTGGAACAAAAAAAACGAAACCTGCCCCAGATGTTTTTCTTTTTGCCGCACAACAATTAAAAGTAGAGCCCCAAAACACAATCGTTATAGAAGATTCACTTCATGGTGTCCATGCTGCCATAGCAGCAGGCATGCGTGTCATCGGCTTTACGGGAGGTTCCCATAGCTATCTTGGCCACTCTAATGCACTTGCAGACGCTGGTGCGGAAACGGTTATCGCAAAGCATGCTCATTTAGGAGAAGTTTTAGAAGCAATGGCCGTATGGCGCGATTTATTATAA
- the mutY gene encoding A/G-specific adenine glycosylase → MLFSFAFYISLCLKTIMYEISSHLLSWYDQNYRHLPWRITPEEQKQGIRPDPYHVWLSEIMLQQTTVETVKPYFKKFLKLWPNLSSLAKASQDDIMKAWAGLGYYSRARNLKKCAQQLVENYAGQFPQSVKALRTLAGIGDYTAAAIVAIAFNHPVAVVDGNVERVVARLFAINSILPKAKAEIKEQTQKITTLNRPGDFAQAMMDLGATICTPRKPSCFICPLQSLCKAEKMQQTEAFPVKAPKKERPLKTAVAFVVLNKKRQIYLEKRQTQKLLGGMTQIPNNIGINNEHGLQNAPFTANWQFKGQITHVFTHFSLKLDVYYTDDPHEINRENGWWCNIQHLANEALPTVMKKAIAIALPNSFRF, encoded by the coding sequence ATGCTTTTTTCTTTTGCATTTTATATCTCCCTATGCTTGAAAACAATCATGTATGAAATTTCTTCGCACCTCCTTTCCTGGTACGATCAAAATTACCGACATCTCCCCTGGCGGATTACCCCCGAAGAGCAAAAACAAGGTATCCGTCCTGATCCTTATCACGTTTGGCTTTCTGAAATCATGCTTCAACAAACGACCGTTGAAACTGTTAAGCCTTATTTTAAAAAATTTCTGAAACTTTGGCCTAATCTTTCCTCTTTAGCAAAAGCCTCCCAAGATGATATCATGAAGGCATGGGCTGGACTTGGTTATTATTCACGCGCACGTAATCTTAAAAAATGTGCACAACAGCTTGTTGAAAACTACGCAGGACAATTTCCACAATCTGTCAAAGCCTTACGAACTCTCGCGGGGATTGGAGATTACACAGCTGCAGCCATTGTCGCAATTGCTTTTAACCACCCTGTAGCAGTGGTTGATGGTAACGTCGAACGTGTGGTAGCCCGGCTTTTTGCTATCAATTCAATATTACCAAAAGCAAAAGCTGAAATTAAAGAACAAACACAAAAGATTACTACTTTAAATCGTCCTGGCGACTTTGCTCAAGCAATGATGGATTTGGGAGCAACAATTTGTACGCCACGCAAACCATCTTGTTTTATCTGCCCTCTTCAAAGTTTATGCAAAGCGGAAAAGATGCAACAAACAGAAGCTTTTCCAGTCAAAGCTCCTAAAAAAGAACGCCCTTTAAAAACAGCTGTTGCTTTTGTGGTCCTTAATAAAAAGAGACAAATTTATTTAGAAAAAAGACAGACACAAAAACTCCTTGGCGGAATGACCCAAATTCCTAATAATATTGGTATAAACAACGAACATGGACTTCAAAATGCACCCTTTACTGCCAATTGGCAATTCAAAGGACAAATTACCCATGTTTTTACTCACTTTTCTCTAAAGCTCGATGTTTACTATACTGACGATCCTCATGAAATAAATCGTGAAAATGGTTGGTGGTGTAATATTCAACATCTTGCCAACGAAGCGCTTCCTACTGTTATGAAAAAAGCCATCGCCATAGCTCTTCCCAATTCTTTTAGATTTTAA
- a CDS encoding M16 family metallopeptidase, producing the protein MDVDVCRLSNGLTIATHTMQQIDSVALGIWVKVGSRNETFTQHGIAHLLEHMAFKGTENRSAFQIATDIEDVGGEINATTSIETTAYFARVLKSDIPLAIDILADILMHSKFDEDELEREKQVIFQEIGAAHDTPDDIVFDHFTETAFRHQSLGRSILGTAQTLQSFTSVDLHDFINKQYSADRMIVVAAGAVKHESFIKEVESRLGTFRPHSTASLPNLANYVGGDFREYRDLMDTQVVLGFEGRAYHARDFYATQILSIILGGGMSSRLFQEVREKRGLCYSIYAFHWGFSDTGLFGVHAATGQEGLKELVPVILDELSKASKNIHANELQRAQTQYRANLTMSQENPSSQAHLIARQILLYARPIPISETIERLNLITPTRLTDLAYRLFTNSTPTLTAVGPVGHLMNFDDLTSTLSYKLK; encoded by the coding sequence ATGGATGTAGATGTCTGTCGCCTTAGTAATGGTTTGACGATCGCCACACATACAATGCAACAGATTGATAGTGTCGCACTCGGAATATGGGTGAAAGTAGGCTCACGCAATGAAACCTTCACACAGCATGGTATTGCCCATCTTCTTGAACATATGGCTTTTAAAGGAACTGAAAACCGTAGCGCTTTTCAAATTGCAACCGATATTGAAGATGTTGGCGGTGAAATTAATGCCACAACCAGTATTGAAACAACAGCTTACTTTGCACGTGTCCTTAAAAGCGATATCCCACTTGCTATCGATATTTTAGCCGATATTTTGATGCATTCAAAATTTGACGAAGATGAACTAGAACGAGAAAAACAAGTCATTTTTCAGGAAATTGGTGCCGCCCATGACACGCCTGATGATATCGTTTTTGATCATTTTACAGAAACTGCCTTTCGTCATCAATCCCTTGGTCGTTCTATTTTAGGAACAGCTCAAACTCTTCAATCATTTACATCTGTTGATCTTCATGATTTCATCAATAAACAATATAGTGCAGATCGTATGATTGTCGTCGCGGCAGGAGCTGTAAAACACGAAAGCTTTATAAAAGAAGTTGAAAGTCGTCTTGGCACTTTTCGTCCCCATTCAACAGCCTCTCTTCCTAATCTTGCAAATTATGTCGGCGGCGACTTTCGTGAATATCGTGATTTAATGGATACACAAGTTGTTCTAGGGTTTGAAGGGCGTGCTTATCACGCGCGTGATTTTTATGCGACCCAAATTCTTTCAATCATTCTTGGTGGGGGGATGTCTTCACGTCTTTTTCAAGAAGTAAGAGAAAAACGTGGATTATGCTATTCCATTTATGCTTTTCATTGGGGTTTTTCAGATACTGGGCTTTTTGGTGTTCACGCAGCGACTGGACAAGAAGGACTCAAAGAACTTGTGCCTGTGATTCTTGATGAACTTTCCAAGGCAAGCAAAAATATTCACGCCAATGAACTCCAACGAGCACAAACGCAATACCGTGCTAATCTCACAATGTCACAGGAAAATCCTTCTAGTCAAGCACATCTCATTGCTCGCCAAATACTTCTTTACGCTCGTCCCATTCCAATATCGGAAACAATTGAACGCCTCAATCTCATCACGCCTACAAGATTAACTGATTTAGCATATCGTCTTTTTACAAATTCCACGCCAACACTCACTGCTGTCGGACCTGTAGGTCACCTCATGAATTTTGATGACTTAACATCAACTCTTTCATATAAGCTAAAGTAA
- a CDS encoding DsbA family protein, whose protein sequence is MVKYRSFLSFGIIFLFIMIVQNSVTVALARGSKPVATVDMAELLQSGKVKDRFEGEADAPVIIVEYASLTCTHCAHFYNDILPQIRKKYIKTGKVKIIFRDYAFDPRATAGFMLARCAPEDRYFPLIEVLFQKQNEWVWVKDAVTPLKKISLMAGFTDESFTACLKNQSILDEVNASFERGKELGVTATPTFFINGDKYEGAMNVDEFFSVIDGYLKN, encoded by the coding sequence ATGGTAAAATATCGTTCTTTTTTATCTTTCGGAATAATTTTTCTCTTCATAATGATTGTACAAAACAGTGTAACAGTTGCTTTAGCACGTGGTTCCAAACCTGTTGCAACGGTGGATATGGCTGAGCTTCTTCAATCGGGTAAAGTAAAGGATCGCTTTGAGGGAGAGGCAGATGCTCCAGTCATCATTGTTGAGTATGCTTCGTTGACATGTACGCATTGTGCGCATTTTTATAATGATATCCTTCCTCAAATTCGTAAAAAATATATCAAAACAGGCAAAGTGAAAATAATTTTTCGCGATTATGCTTTTGATCCTCGGGCAACAGCAGGTTTTATGTTAGCACGATGTGCACCAGAAGATCGCTATTTTCCTTTGATAGAAGTTTTATTTCAAAAACAAAATGAGTGGGTTTGGGTAAAAGATGCTGTGACACCGTTGAAAAAGATTAGCTTAATGGCGGGTTTTACAGATGAGAGTTTTACTGCGTGTTTGAAGAATCAGTCCATTTTAGATGAAGTGAATGCATCTTTTGAGCGTGGTAAAGAACTTGGTGTCACAGCAACGCCTACTTTCTTTATCAATGGTGATAAATATGAAGGTGCCATGAACGTAGACGAGTTTTTTTCGGTGATTGATGGTTATCTTAAAAACTAA
- the thrC gene encoding threonine synthase → MQYISTRGESPALSFTETIMTGLASDGGLYLPDKFPQLSFDALRALRGQSYTTIAKTVLWSFVNNEIEYTAFENMIAESYATFHHPAICPLQQTGTDEFILELFHGPTLAFKDVAMQFLSRLMDYVLTQKNGCATIIAATSGDTGGAAIQAFAGKEHSDIFILFPKGRVSSVQQRQMTTNQSTNVHAIAIEGNFDDCQALVKAMFNDHHFRKKRALSGVNSINWARIMAQIVYYFSSALSLGAPDRAVSFTVPTGNFGDIFAGYVAARMGLPIAQLVIATNDNDILARTLTNGTYETQPIVHTTSPSMDIQVSSNFERLLFESGNRDPMWIRNAMENLKKTGSFTLDEKQLKNIRSLFSAGKSNMAETAQTIDRVYKESGYLVDPHTAVALKVARENKKPHIPMIVLATAHPAKFPDTIKNACGLHAPWPSHLNDVMEGEEHFISLANDEKIVKDYISLKSRASY, encoded by the coding sequence ATGCAATATATCAGCACGAGAGGTGAATCTCCTGCTTTAAGCTTTACGGAAACAATCATGACAGGGCTGGCAAGTGATGGTGGACTTTATCTTCCCGATAAATTTCCACAATTATCATTTGATGCGTTACGCGCACTTCGTGGTCAGTCTTATACAACAATTGCTAAAACAGTTCTGTGGTCCTTTGTAAATAATGAGATCGAGTATACAGCTTTTGAAAATATGATTGCTGAATCTTATGCAACCTTTCATCATCCAGCAATCTGTCCGTTACAACAAACTGGAACAGATGAATTTATCCTTGAACTCTTTCATGGGCCTACTTTAGCTTTTAAAGATGTGGCAATGCAGTTTCTTTCTCGATTGATGGATTATGTTTTGACTCAAAAAAATGGATGCGCAACGATTATTGCTGCAACATCGGGTGACACAGGAGGGGCTGCAATACAAGCTTTTGCTGGAAAAGAGCACTCAGATATTTTTATTTTATTTCCTAAAGGACGGGTATCATCTGTTCAACAACGGCAAATGACAACCAATCAAAGTACAAATGTTCATGCCATTGCCATTGAGGGAAATTTTGATGATTGCCAAGCTCTTGTCAAAGCAATGTTTAATGATCATCATTTTCGTAAAAAAAGAGCCCTTTCAGGTGTTAATTCTATAAATTGGGCGCGTATTATGGCGCAAATTGTTTACTATTTTTCATCCGCACTTTCTTTAGGTGCTCCTGATAGAGCTGTTTCATTTACTGTTCCTACTGGAAATTTCGGTGATATTTTTGCAGGTTATGTTGCTGCGCGTATGGGGTTACCCATTGCTCAACTGGTTATTGCAACAAATGATAATGACATCCTTGCACGGACATTGACCAACGGTACTTACGAAACACAACCAATCGTCCATACAACATCACCTTCTATGGATATTCAAGTCTCTTCTAATTTTGAACGTTTACTCTTTGAAAGCGGCAATCGTGATCCAATGTGGATTCGTAATGCAATGGAAAACCTGAAAAAAACGGGATCTTTCACTCTTGATGAAAAACAACTCAAAAATATTCGTTCTCTCTTTTCCGCTGGAAAAAGTAACATGGCTGAAACAGCACAAACAATTGATCGTGTCTATAAAGAAAGTGGCTATCTTGTTGATCCACATACAGCAGTCGCCCTTAAAGTAGCGCGCGAAAATAAAAAACCACATATTCCAATGATTGTCCTTGCCACGGCTCATCCTGCTAAATTTCCTGATACGATTAAAAATGCTTGTGGACTTCATGCCCCATGGCCATCTCATCTCAATGATGTTATGGAAGGTGAAGAACACTTCATAAGTCTTGCTAATGATGAAAAAATAGTCAAAGATTATATTTCTTTAAAATCTCGTGCATCTTATTAA
- a CDS encoding site-specific DNA-methyltransferase has product MPWRNKIFKGDCVAVLEKLPKHSVDMIFADPPYNLQLEGALYRPDHSLVDAVDDAWDQFESFAAYDAFTRAWLLACRRVLKPNGTLWVIGSYHNIFRVGTALQDLGFWMLNDIIWRKNNPMPNFRGRRFQNAHETLIWAVRDQKDKKYTFNYDALKAANEDLQMRSDWLFPLCTGAERLKDDSGRKLHPTQKPQALLARIIMASSKPGDVILDPFFGSGTTGAVAKLLGRDFVGIEREQDYIDAACERIAAVKPLAQPELAILDRKKAEPRVAFNSLLEAGLLYPGEVLYDRKKQVSAIVRADGTIMHGGEAGSIHAMGRKAQDSQSCNGWTFWYYEENGRLKSIDHLRMIIRSQMLKTGVL; this is encoded by the coding sequence ATGCCATGGCGCAATAAAATTTTTAAAGGAGATTGTGTTGCCGTTTTAGAAAAACTGCCAAAACATTCCGTTGATATGATTTTTGCGGACCCTCCCTATAATTTGCAATTGGAGGGTGCGCTATACCGTCCAGATCATTCGCTTGTTGATGCGGTTGATGATGCATGGGACCAGTTTGAGAGTTTTGCTGCTTATGATGCTTTTACGCGCGCTTGGTTGCTTGCGTGTCGTCGTGTGTTAAAACCCAACGGAACGCTTTGGGTTATTGGATCATACCATAATATTTTTCGAGTTGGTACAGCCTTACAAGATTTAGGTTTTTGGATGCTTAATGATATTATTTGGCGCAAAAATAACCCGATGCCTAATTTCCGAGGGCGCCGCTTTCAAAATGCCCATGAGACGCTGATTTGGGCTGTACGAGATCAAAAAGATAAAAAGTACACATTTAATTATGACGCTTTGAAAGCAGCAAATGAAGATTTACAAATGCGTTCAGATTGGCTTTTTCCTCTCTGCACAGGAGCTGAACGTTTAAAGGATGATTCGGGGCGTAAATTGCATCCAACACAAAAACCACAAGCGTTATTAGCGCGTATTATTATGGCTTCTAGTAAACCTGGTGATGTTATTCTTGATCCGTTTTTTGGTTCGGGAACAACAGGTGCTGTTGCCAAGCTTTTAGGGCGTGATTTTGTTGGGATTGAACGTGAGCAAGATTATATTGATGCAGCGTGTGAGAGGATTGCGGCGGTTAAACCTTTAGCGCAACCAGAACTGGCGATTTTGGATAGAAAAAAAGCAGAACCACGTGTAGCATTCAATAGTTTGCTTGAAGCAGGTTTGCTCTATCCTGGAGAAGTTCTTTATGATCGCAAGAAGCAAGTATCTGCTATTGTAAGAGCTGATGGTACGATCATGCATGGTGGTGAAGCCGGTTCAATTCATGCAATGGGAAGAAAGGCTCAAGATTCGCAGAGTTGTAACGGTTGGACTTTTTGGTATTATGAAGAAAATGGACGGTTGAAGTCTATAGATCACTTAAGAATGATCATACGTTCACAAATGTTAAAAACGGGTGTTTTATAA
- a CDS encoding DUF721 domain-containing protein — translation MRKKLKKHAFYSLSETVLKILDPVLRKRTGLNVALIEHWPQIAGYDISKHTIPFKIIWKRRADQDEVFKPATLVIACEGFAALKLMHETEELLHRINGFFGYIAIDRIKIEQRSMSVFMNHVPLKLALSEKDKKILEKMLEGIEDKNLRQSLYKLGCCIFSEKNNK, via the coding sequence ATGAGAAAAAAACTCAAAAAGCATGCTTTTTATTCTCTTTCTGAGACGGTACTAAAAATACTTGATCCGGTTTTACGTAAACGGACAGGGCTTAATGTTGCGCTTATAGAGCATTGGCCACAAATTGCGGGCTATGATATCAGTAAACATACAATACCCTTTAAAATTATTTGGAAACGTCGCGCCGATCAAGATGAAGTTTTTAAGCCTGCAACACTTGTTATCGCCTGTGAAGGATTTGCTGCATTAAAATTGATGCATGAAACAGAGGAATTGCTTCATAGAATTAATGGATTTTTTGGCTATATTGCGATTGATCGCATTAAGATTGAACAAAGGAGTATGTCGGTTTTTATGAATCATGTTCCTTTAAAGCTGGCATTGAGTGAAAAAGACAAAAAAATCCTAGAAAAAATGCTCGAAGGAATTGAAGATAAAAACTTACGCCAATCACTTTATAAACTTGGCTGTTGCATTTTCTCGGAAAAAAATAATAAATAG